Proteins encoded within one genomic window of Amorphoplanes friuliensis DSM 7358:
- a CDS encoding ATP-binding cassette domain-containing protein, with product MTDTLASHADRELNKGEPLIEMTGIGKSYGAIRALRGINLRVNAGEVTCVLGDNGAGKSTLIKIMSGLHPHNEGSLKVDGEDLTFSSPRQALDHGIATVYQDLAVVSLMEVWRNFFLGSELTSGRYPLAGLKVKEMRRIADEELRKMGIVVKDINQPIGTLSGGQRQCVAIARAVYFGARVLILDEPTAALGVKQSGVVLKYTAAARDAGLGVVFITHNPHHAYLVGDHFIILKLGGTALDKTRSEVGLDELTTQMAGGDELTELSHELGR from the coding sequence ATGACCGACACCCTCGCCTCGCACGCGGACCGCGAGCTGAACAAGGGCGAACCGCTCATCGAGATGACCGGCATCGGCAAGAGTTACGGTGCCATCCGCGCCCTGCGCGGCATCAACCTGCGTGTCAACGCCGGGGAGGTCACCTGCGTCCTGGGTGACAACGGCGCCGGCAAGTCCACCCTCATCAAGATCATGTCGGGGCTGCACCCGCACAACGAGGGCAGCCTCAAGGTCGACGGCGAGGACCTCACCTTCAGCTCCCCGCGGCAGGCCCTGGACCACGGGATCGCCACCGTGTACCAGGACCTCGCCGTGGTGTCCCTGATGGAGGTCTGGCGCAACTTCTTCCTCGGCTCCGAACTGACCTCCGGCCGATATCCCCTGGCCGGGCTCAAGGTCAAGGAGATGCGGCGGATCGCCGACGAGGAGCTCCGCAAGATGGGCATCGTCGTCAAGGACATCAACCAGCCCATCGGTACGCTCTCCGGCGGCCAGCGCCAGTGTGTGGCGATCGCCCGCGCGGTGTACTTCGGCGCCCGGGTCCTGATCCTCGACGAGCCGACCGCCGCACTCGGTGTCAAGCAGTCCGGTGTGGTGCTCAAGTACACCGCCGCCGCCCGTGACGCCGGCCTCGGCGTCGTTTTCATCACCCACAACCCGCACCACGCGTACCTGGTGGGGGACCACTTCATCATCCTCAAGCTCGGCGGAACGGCCCTCGACAAGACACGTTCCGAGGTCGGCCTGGACGAGCTCACCACCCAGATGGCCGGCGGCGACGAGCTCACCGAGCTGTCGCACGAGCTCGGCCGCTGA
- a CDS encoding sugar phosphate isomerase/epimerase family protein, with amino-acid sequence MKIALDPYMLRKVPLLSLPRVVADLGYHHIELSPRDDFLPFFLHPRASSADVAAFKGALAEAEVSVASVLPLYKWSGPDEDERQAAVRYWKRAIEITVDLGVDVMNSEFNGRPEAAPASEAQFWRSMEELLPIFEREGVRLVLEPHPDDFVEDGIAGVNLVKAINSPLVTFLYCAPHTFHQGGDLAAVIRHAGPLLTQLHLADSFDHRGSSGLRYIVNPPGSTVRVHQHLDIGQGEVDWNLFFRTLAEVGFDGTATVCVFAWEERAEESCRFNLDQVNQYVAKHLM; translated from the coding sequence ATGAAGATCGCGCTGGATCCCTACATGCTGCGCAAGGTGCCGCTGCTCTCGCTGCCGCGCGTGGTGGCCGACCTGGGCTACCACCACATCGAGCTGTCCCCGCGCGACGACTTCCTGCCGTTCTTCCTGCACCCCCGGGCGTCGTCGGCCGACGTGGCGGCGTTCAAGGGGGCGCTGGCAGAGGCCGAGGTCTCCGTCGCGTCGGTCCTGCCCCTCTACAAGTGGTCGGGGCCGGACGAGGACGAACGCCAGGCGGCGGTCCGGTACTGGAAACGCGCCATCGAGATCACCGTGGACCTCGGCGTCGACGTGATGAACTCCGAGTTCAACGGCCGCCCCGAGGCCGCCCCGGCCAGTGAGGCGCAGTTCTGGCGTTCGATGGAGGAACTGCTCCCGATCTTCGAACGCGAAGGTGTCCGCCTGGTCCTCGAACCTCACCCGGACGACTTCGTCGAGGACGGCATCGCCGGGGTGAACCTGGTCAAGGCCATCAACTCACCCCTGGTCACGTTCCTCTACTGCGCGCCGCACACGTTCCACCAGGGCGGCGACCTCGCGGCGGTGATCCGCCACGCCGGCCCGCTGCTGACGCAGCTCCACCTGGCCGACTCGTTCGACCACCGCGGCTCGTCGGGGTTGCGCTACATCGTCAACCCGCCCGGCTCGACGGTACGGGTGCACCAACACCTCGACATCGGCCAGGGCGAGGTCGACTGGAACCTGTTCTTCCGCACCCTGGCCGAGGTCGGCTTCGACGGCACCGCCACCGTCTGCGTCTTCGCCTGGGAGGAACGCGCCGAGGAGAGCTGCCGCTTCAACCTCGACCAGGTCAACCAGTACGTGGCGAAGCACCTGATGTGA
- a CDS encoding ABC transporter permease, with the protein MPTESSNRVTLSLSNRILARPEVGALVAAVIIFIFFLSAAPAFRSAESFFTVLYQSSTIGIVAVGVGLLMIGGEFDLSAGVITITAGLVNSMLCWNYGMNLWVGALVSLAFCLFIGFVNGYLVMKTGIPSFLITLGTFFVLQGANLGVTKLVTGSVSSPDISQIDGFDSLSAIFASSFKIGPVTVWITVIWWFLFVALAAWVLQRTRTGNWIFAVGGNPDSARAVGVPLIRTKIGLFMTVSFFGWFVGMHLLYRFNTLQAGNGVGNEFLYIIAAVVGGTLLTGGYGNAIGVAIGAFIFGMTSLGIVYAGWDPNWFKAFLGVMLLLAVLVNLYVKRMSTARKVG; encoded by the coding sequence GTGCCCACGGAATCCTCCAACCGGGTCACACTGAGCCTGTCCAACCGCATCCTGGCCCGGCCCGAGGTCGGCGCCCTGGTCGCAGCGGTGATCATCTTCATCTTCTTCCTGAGCGCCGCACCGGCGTTCCGGTCGGCCGAGTCCTTCTTCACCGTCCTCTACCAGTCCTCCACGATCGGCATCGTCGCCGTCGGGGTGGGCCTGCTGATGATCGGTGGCGAGTTCGACCTGTCCGCGGGTGTCATCACGATCACCGCCGGCCTGGTCAACTCGATGCTGTGCTGGAACTACGGCATGAACCTCTGGGTCGGCGCGCTCGTCTCCCTCGCGTTCTGCCTCTTCATCGGGTTCGTCAACGGCTATCTGGTGATGAAAACCGGCATCCCCAGCTTCCTGATCACGCTGGGGACCTTCTTCGTGCTGCAGGGCGCCAACCTCGGTGTCACCAAGCTGGTCACCGGGTCCGTGTCCAGCCCGGACATCAGCCAGATCGACGGGTTCGACTCCCTCAGTGCGATCTTCGCGTCCAGCTTCAAGATCGGGCCGGTCACCGTCTGGATCACGGTCATCTGGTGGTTCCTCTTCGTCGCCCTCGCCGCCTGGGTGCTCCAGCGCACGCGTACGGGCAACTGGATCTTCGCCGTGGGCGGTAACCCCGACAGTGCGCGGGCGGTGGGCGTACCCCTGATCCGTACCAAGATCGGGCTTTTCATGACGGTCTCGTTCTTCGGGTGGTTCGTCGGCATGCACCTGCTCTACCGCTTCAACACCCTGCAGGCGGGCAACGGCGTCGGCAACGAGTTCCTCTACATCATCGCCGCAGTGGTCGGCGGCACGCTGCTGACCGGCGGTTACGGCAACGCCATCGGTGTGGCCATCGGCGCGTTCATCTTCGGCATGACCAGCCTCGGCATCGTCTACGCCGGCTGGGACCCGAACTGGTTCAAGGCGTTCCTCGGCGTGATGCTCCTGCTCGCCGTCCTCGTCAACCTCTACGTGAAGAGAATGTCCACCGCCCGGAAGGTGGGTTGA
- a CDS encoding Gfo/Idh/MocA family oxidoreductase, giving the protein MLKVGVIGTGMIGQDHIRRMTAVLAGVTVTAVTDVDVETAKKVAGGLPGATLHLTGEDLIADPAVDAVLVCSWGPTHEQYVLASIAAGKPVFCEKPLATTQDACLRIVEAEVAAGRRLVQVGYMRRYDAAYRALKRVVDSGRIGVPLMMHCTHRNAGVPSFYEKESAITDTAVHEIDMVRWMFGEEITAAQVLIPRKSRNGGPLQDPLILILELAGGAIVDVEISVNIRYGYDIRGEVVGEDGTAALGEFSPVVVRAAGERSAPIPLDWRERFLLAYDVEIQEWIDSVAGGGEPVGPSAWDGYAAAVVSDAGVAALRSGSRVPVTLAAQPTFYRAPLS; this is encoded by the coding sequence ATGCTCAAGGTCGGAGTCATCGGCACCGGCATGATCGGACAGGACCACATCCGGCGGATGACGGCAGTGCTCGCCGGGGTGACGGTCACCGCCGTCACCGACGTCGACGTGGAGACCGCCAAGAAGGTCGCCGGGGGTCTGCCCGGCGCCACCCTGCACCTGACCGGCGAAGACCTGATCGCCGATCCCGCGGTCGACGCGGTGCTCGTCTGCTCCTGGGGGCCCACCCACGAGCAGTACGTGCTCGCGTCGATCGCGGCCGGCAAACCCGTCTTCTGCGAGAAACCCCTGGCCACCACCCAGGACGCCTGCCTGCGGATCGTCGAGGCGGAGGTCGCGGCGGGCCGCCGGCTCGTGCAGGTCGGCTACATGCGCCGGTACGACGCGGCGTACCGGGCCCTCAAGCGGGTGGTCGACAGCGGCCGGATCGGCGTCCCGCTGATGATGCACTGCACCCACCGCAACGCCGGCGTGCCCTCTTTCTACGAGAAGGAGAGCGCCATCACCGACACCGCGGTCCACGAGATCGACATGGTGCGCTGGATGTTCGGCGAGGAGATCACCGCTGCGCAGGTGCTGATCCCGCGCAAGAGCCGCAACGGCGGCCCGCTGCAGGACCCGCTCATCCTGATCCTGGAGCTCGCGGGCGGGGCGATCGTCGACGTGGAGATCTCGGTCAACATCCGCTACGGGTACGACATCCGGGGTGAGGTTGTCGGCGAGGACGGCACGGCGGCACTGGGCGAGTTCAGCCCCGTGGTCGTCCGCGCCGCCGGGGAACGGTCGGCGCCGATCCCGCTCGACTGGCGGGAACGGTTCCTGCTCGCGTACGACGTGGAGATCCAGGAGTGGATCGACTCGGTCGCCGGCGGGGGAGAACCGGTCGGGCCGTCCGCCTGGGACGGCTACGCGGCGGCGGTGGTGTCCGACGCCGGTGTTGCCGCTCTGCGCAGCGGATCCCGCGTGCCGGTGACCCTGGCCGCTCAGCCCACCTTCTACCGGGCGCCGCTGTCATGA
- a CDS encoding TIM barrel protein — MAEIRHLQLGSCPDSWGVWFADDPRQTPWPRFLDELAGSGYRWLELGPYGYLPTDPAELRDELAKRDLSCAGGTVAGVGGPHKDFATVLAETRKVAELTAALGAENLIFVPVPGYRDDVTNAYHEPAELSPDGWQALIDNSNTLGRVLAEEYGLKMRFHPHADYHVETQAQTERFLAETDPRYVSLCLDTGHLAYRQADVPAIIRKFPDRIGYVHIKQMDPAIAERAVREDMAFGRAVAMGASVEPPAGLPDIPSVLEALNELDAELFVVVEQDMYPVDFDLPLPIATRTRQYLNSVGL, encoded by the coding sequence ATGGCTGAGATCCGTCACCTGCAACTCGGCAGCTGCCCCGACTCGTGGGGTGTCTGGTTCGCCGACGACCCCCGGCAGACCCCCTGGCCGCGGTTCCTCGACGAACTGGCCGGCTCCGGGTACCGCTGGCTCGAGCTGGGCCCGTACGGCTATCTGCCGACCGACCCGGCCGAGCTGCGCGACGAGCTGGCCAAACGCGACCTGTCCTGCGCCGGTGGCACGGTGGCCGGTGTCGGTGGCCCGCACAAGGACTTCGCCACGGTGCTGGCGGAGACCCGCAAGGTCGCCGAGCTCACGGCCGCCCTCGGGGCCGAGAACCTCATCTTCGTCCCGGTGCCGGGGTACCGCGACGACGTCACCAACGCCTACCACGAGCCCGCCGAGCTGAGCCCCGACGGCTGGCAGGCGCTGATCGACAACAGCAACACGCTCGGCCGCGTCCTGGCCGAGGAGTACGGCCTCAAGATGCGGTTCCACCCGCACGCCGATTACCACGTCGAGACGCAGGCGCAGACCGAACGTTTCCTGGCGGAGACCGATCCGCGGTACGTCTCGCTCTGCCTCGACACCGGCCACCTCGCCTACCGGCAGGCCGACGTCCCGGCCATCATCCGCAAGTTCCCCGACCGCATCGGTTACGTGCACATCAAGCAGATGGACCCGGCGATCGCCGAGCGTGCCGTCCGCGAGGACATGGCCTTCGGCCGCGCCGTCGCGATGGGCGCCAGTGTCGAACCGCCGGCGGGCCTGCCCGACATCCCGTCGGTGCTCGAAGCCCTCAACGAACTCGACGCGGAGCTGTTTGTCGTCGTCGAGCAGGACATGTACCCGGTCGACTTCGACCTTCCGCTGCCGATCGCCACGCGGACCCGGCAGTACCTCAACTCCGTCGGTCTCTGA
- a CDS encoding substrate-binding domain-containing protein encodes MTLRRTRGARLIALSAVVALGLAACSGGGKEATTDDSGGGANAAGSSGYTIAMITHETPGDTFWDKIKAGAQQAAKDEGVTLKYSNDPDASKQAVLIQNAVDSKVSGIATTLVTPDALAGSVKAATDAKIPVVGFNSGIDQYQQLGALMYFGSDETVAGTAAGKRIADAGGKHPLCVIQAAGSVALEARCAGVKSAVPGTENLQVNGADDGAVVSTLQAKLSQDKSIDYIVTLGAPIAIDALKAMEAASSKAKLITFDLNTEAAQDIQDGKIEFSIDQQPYVQGYMAVSSLYLYLKNGNDVGGGKAVLTGPSFVDKDNIATILPFTKKNTR; translated from the coding sequence ATGACGCTTCGCCGAACGCGAGGTGCACGGCTGATCGCGCTGTCCGCGGTGGTGGCCCTCGGCCTCGCCGCGTGCAGCGGCGGCGGCAAGGAAGCCACCACCGACGACTCCGGTGGTGGCGCCAACGCCGCCGGCAGCTCCGGTTACACGATTGCGATGATCACCCACGAGACCCCCGGCGACACCTTCTGGGACAAGATCAAGGCCGGTGCCCAGCAGGCGGCGAAGGACGAGGGTGTCACCCTCAAGTACTCCAACGACCCGGACGCCTCCAAGCAGGCGGTGCTGATCCAGAACGCCGTCGACTCCAAGGTGAGCGGCATCGCCACCACCCTGGTCACCCCGGACGCGCTGGCCGGCTCGGTCAAGGCGGCGACCGACGCGAAGATCCCGGTGGTCGGCTTCAACTCCGGCATCGACCAGTACCAGCAGCTCGGCGCCTTGATGTACTTCGGCTCCGACGAGACCGTGGCCGGCACGGCCGCCGGCAAGCGGATCGCGGACGCCGGCGGCAAGCACCCGCTCTGCGTCATCCAGGCCGCCGGCTCGGTCGCTCTCGAAGCGCGCTGCGCCGGGGTGAAGAGCGCCGTCCCGGGCACCGAGAACCTCCAGGTCAACGGGGCCGACGACGGCGCGGTCGTGTCGACGCTGCAGGCCAAGCTGTCGCAGGACAAGTCGATCGACTACATCGTCACGCTGGGCGCGCCGATCGCCATCGACGCCCTCAAGGCGATGGAGGCCGCCTCCAGCAAGGCCAAGCTGATCACCTTCGACCTCAACACCGAGGCCGCCCAGGACATCCAGGACGGCAAGATCGAGTTCTCGATCGACCAGCAGCCCTACGTCCAGGGCTACATGGCCGTCTCCTCGCTCTACCTCTACCTGAAGAACGGCAACGACGTCGGTGGCGGCAAGGCGGTCCTGACCGGCCCGTCCTTCGTCGACAAGGACAACATCGCCACGATCCTCCCGTTCACCAAGAAGAACACCCGGTAG
- a CDS encoding TIM barrel protein codes for MRLAVCAEMVFLDLPFEERVRRIADLGFEVEIWDWTRKDITALRSTGATFSSMTGYVTGTLADSDGADELVRTAELALEVADRLDCPRLNLHGTGLDGSGLPVVPCATPTPAMWLTAARTLTRIAGLGERAGRVFTLENLNTAVDHPGTPFARAADTMTLVAAVGSPHLRMNLDLYHAQIGEGNLIALVRAALPLIGEIQVADVPGRCEPGTGEINYRNVARALEGYDGVVSLEGWASGDSGAALERFREAFTSGASPRTG; via the coding sequence ATGAGACTGGCCGTGTGCGCCGAGATGGTCTTTCTCGACCTGCCGTTCGAGGAGCGGGTGCGCCGGATCGCGGACCTCGGTTTCGAGGTGGAGATCTGGGACTGGACCCGGAAGGACATCACCGCGCTGCGAAGCACGGGCGCGACGTTCTCCTCGATGACCGGATATGTGACCGGCACCCTGGCCGACAGCGACGGCGCCGACGAGCTCGTGCGCACCGCCGAGCTCGCCCTCGAGGTTGCGGACCGCCTCGACTGTCCCCGTCTCAATCTTCACGGGACCGGTCTCGACGGGTCGGGGCTGCCGGTGGTGCCGTGCGCGACACCCACACCGGCGATGTGGCTGACCGCCGCCCGCACGCTGACGCGGATCGCCGGGCTGGGCGAACGCGCCGGCCGGGTGTTCACCTTGGAAAACCTCAACACGGCCGTCGACCATCCGGGCACACCGTTCGCCCGGGCGGCGGACACGATGACGCTCGTGGCCGCCGTCGGGAGCCCTCATCTGCGGATGAACCTCGACCTCTACCACGCCCAGATCGGTGAGGGGAATCTGATCGCGCTGGTCCGGGCGGCGCTGCCGCTCATCGGTGAGATCCAGGTCGCCGATGTGCCGGGGCGCTGCGAGCCCGGCACCGGCGAGATCAACTACCGGAACGTGGCCCGCGCTCTGGAGGGCTACGACGGGGTGGTCTCGCTCGAGGGCTGGGCGTCCGGGGATTCCGGGGCAGCCCTCGAGCGCTTCCGGGAGGCGTTCACATCAGGTGCTTCGCCACGTACTGGTTGA